The Campylobacter magnus genome window below encodes:
- a CDS encoding cysteine permease: MESFLKQITLSLDQTLDDYVLNCELCTLAKISQNAHKFWKNTICAQFSGSRTVFLRRGTLPAKYAHFEAQCSSLKGLVLANAFCAFCGGLANSHLVASNGSKLGEILVIRKIGIFKFVDLNAFYERLGLPKDAKIYIEKCRFFSPTPFERRIKLTPTLCLGYY; encoded by the coding sequence TTGGAGAGTTTTTTGAAGCAAATCACGCTGTCTTTGGATCAAACGCTAGATGATTATGTGCTAAATTGCGAGCTTTGCACGCTAGCTAAGATTAGCCAAAATGCGCATAAGTTTTGGAAAAACACGATCTGCGCGCAGTTTAGTGGCTCAAGGACGGTTTTTTTGCGCCGCGGGACTTTGCCAGCTAAATACGCTCATTTTGAAGCGCAATGCTCTAGCCTTAAAGGGCTTGTTTTGGCAAATGCCTTTTGCGCCTTTTGCGGTGGGCTTGCAAACTCGCATTTAGTGGCATCAAACGGCTCAAAACTCGGCGAGATTTTAGTAATCCGCAAAATCGGCATTTTTAAATTCGTAGATTTAAACGCATTTTACGAGCGATTAGGCTTGCCAAAAGATGCTAAAATTTACATTGAAAAGTGTAGATTTTTTTCGCCAACGCCCTTTGAGAGACGCATAAAACTCACACCAACTTTGTGTTTGGGATATTATTAA